The following proteins are co-located in the Telopea speciosissima isolate NSW1024214 ecotype Mountain lineage chromosome 9, Tspe_v1, whole genome shotgun sequence genome:
- the LOC122639194 gene encoding UPF0481 protein At3g47200-like — MADGSNSKPDEEVRIFLADMKDGLQYVSRSSSFPFFYTIDRVFKPIRDVKPEAYTPRLISIGPLHREEMVLKPMEAHKLRLVNDFLDPENNNKKATSMAEYCFNEMRGLEKEVRQWYSEVILLENNEFVKMLVVDGCFLLQLILRWTEYTDDPIINDKWMPHIIRDLLLLENQLPFFVLHKLYNLCNKGDLRFGDSEEPSASVHALISTDARSFLQNFLGPTPNLLPCDKPKDSEDLYLLDCVRELFTSKNPPQVLERPTPCDKLKCLLQRFISIILIDLSEKRKLKCATELKKSAAVKFKKSETRCFTDITFDPNEGMLSIPSIQIDSSTESMLRNLIVLEQSDQVFLKKITGYVVFMNELINSCEDVKLLQKEDEEIFTTGSGKNIKPAEVAVFFENLLKEVPLPPNDELYFDDVYEELNRYYDNSWFRVGTIWHRFVSRFYRYMNILKAKYFDSPWSVIAFFAAAVILFLTAAQTFFSYDFWKKGN, encoded by the coding sequence aTGGCCGATGGAAGTAATTCAAAACCAGATGAAGAAGTCAGGATATTTTTGGCGGACATGAAGGATGGATTACAATACGTGTCGAGGTCGTcttcctttccatttttttatacAATAGACCGAGTTTTCAAGCCAATACGTGATGTAAAGCCAGAGGCCTACACACCTCGCTTGATTTCCATTGGTCCTCTTCACCGTGAAGAAATGGTCTTAAAACCCATGGAAGCACATAAGCTGCGGCTTGTAAACGATTTTCTAGACccagaaaataataataaaaaagcaACTTCGATGGCTGAATATTGTTTCAATGAGATGAGGGGTTTGGAAAAAGAAGTTCGGCAATGGTATTCAGAAGTCATCCTACTCGAGAATAACGAGTTTGTGAAGATGCTGGTGGTGGACGGCTGCTTCCTACTTCAACTCATCCTCCGGTGGACGGAATACACCGATGACCCTATAATCAATGATAAATGGATGCCTCATATTATACGTGACCTGTTGTTGCTTGAGAATCAGCTTCCCTTCTTTGTCCTCCACAAATTATACAATCTATGCAATAAGGGTGATCTTCGTTTTGGTGATTCAGAAGAACCATCTGCTTCTGTACATGCATTAATAAGTACAGACGCACGATCTTTCTTACAAAATTTCTTGGGACCAACTCCCAATTTACTGCCTTGCGATAAACCGAAGGATTCGGAAGATTTGTATTTGCTTGATTGTGTACGGGAGTTGTTTACTTCAAAGAATCCGCCGCAGGTTCTCGAGAGACCAACGCCTTGTGATAAACTCAAGTGTCTTCTCCAGAGATTCATATCAATTATATTAATTGATTTATCGGAAAAGCGAAAACTCAAATGTGCAACGGAGCTCAAGAAGTCGGCTGCGGTTAAGTTTAAGAAGAGCGAGACAAGGTGCTTCACGGATATAACTTTCGATCCCAATGAAGGAATGTTGAGTATCCCATCTATTCAAATTGACAGCTCCACAGAATCTATGCTCCGAAATCTCATCGTCTTGGAGCAATCTGATcaggtatttttaaaaaaaatcacaggTTATGTAGTCTTCATGAATGAGCTCATCAACTCTTGTGAGGATGTGAAGTTGCTGCAGAAGGAGGATGAGGAGATTTTTACAACTGGAAGCGGCAAGAACATTAAGCCCGCAGAGGTAGctgttttttttgaaaatcttctAAAAGAAGTTCCACTTCCTCCAAATGATGAGCTCTACTTCGACGATGTTTATGAGGAACTGAATAGGTATTACGATAACTCATGGTTCAGAGTTGGGACAATATGGCACAGATTCGTCTCAAGATTCTACCGATATATGAATATTCTCAAGGCTAAATATTTTGACAGCCCATGGTCAGTCATTGCATTCTTTGCTGCAGCAGTTATCCTCTTCTTGACCGCCGCACAAACATTTTTTTCTTACGACTTTTGGAAGAAAGGAAACTGA